The following are from one region of the Jatrophihabitans telluris genome:
- a CDS encoding FAD-dependent oxidoreductase — protein MSSLVHPNLEELPDRADVVVVGAGLTGAAAAWAGTRRDLSVVVLEQFTIGHAHGSSHGSARIVRRAYPDELYVGLTGRAFELWQELEASAAMPILTMTGGIDHGDRRDPERIAEIFSRAGVRHALLGAGEAESRWPGMRFDGPVLFHPQAGVMDADRAIQAFVGQAKAGGALVFENASMLDAQLDPGGVIVQTSIGTVTARRLVLAAGGWLAGLAESLTGTRLRLPRLSVTQQQAFHFERSEPDVEWPITVHKLASGAGLQAYHLPGGRDGGPDHDRKISEHCGTTGPTTPLTRDGLIDPTVRERVTSYVREWLPGLVPLPRREVSCLYTSTDNEDFLLDIVDNRIVIASPCSGHGAKFAPVLGEIITGLVTGEARPDPRFSLAGHLAWTS, from the coding sequence ATGAGTTCGCTCGTCCACCCGAACCTGGAGGAGCTGCCCGACCGGGCCGATGTGGTCGTCGTCGGCGCTGGGCTCACCGGCGCGGCGGCGGCCTGGGCCGGCACGCGGCGCGACCTGTCGGTCGTCGTCCTGGAGCAGTTCACCATCGGCCACGCGCACGGCAGCTCACACGGCAGCGCGCGCATCGTCCGGCGCGCCTACCCCGACGAGCTCTACGTCGGGCTAACCGGACGAGCGTTCGAACTCTGGCAGGAGCTGGAAGCCTCGGCCGCAATGCCCATCCTGACCATGACCGGAGGCATCGATCACGGCGACCGGCGCGACCCCGAACGCATCGCCGAGATCTTCAGCCGCGCCGGCGTCCGGCATGCGCTGCTCGGGGCGGGCGAGGCGGAATCCCGCTGGCCCGGCATGCGCTTCGACGGACCCGTGCTGTTCCACCCCCAAGCCGGGGTGATGGACGCCGACCGCGCCATCCAGGCCTTTGTGGGCCAGGCCAAAGCCGGCGGAGCCCTGGTGTTCGAGAACGCCTCGATGCTCGACGCCCAGCTGGACCCGGGCGGCGTCATCGTGCAAACCAGCATCGGAACCGTCACCGCGCGACGGCTCGTCCTCGCCGCGGGTGGCTGGCTGGCGGGTCTGGCCGAATCGCTGACCGGAACCCGGCTGCGCCTACCGCGACTGAGCGTGACCCAGCAGCAGGCGTTCCACTTCGAACGTAGCGAGCCAGACGTCGAGTGGCCGATCACCGTGCACAAGCTTGCGAGTGGGGCGGGCCTTCAGGCCTACCACCTGCCCGGGGGCCGCGATGGTGGGCCGGACCACGATCGCAAGATCTCCGAACACTGCGGAACCACCGGCCCGACGACACCCCTGACCCGCGACGGCCTCATCGACCCGACCGTGCGGGAGCGCGTCACGTCTTACGTGCGGGAATGGCTACCGGGCCTCGTGCCGCTGCCACGCCGCGAGGTCAGCTGTCTCTACACCTCCACCGACAACGAGGACTTCCTGCTCGACATCGTCGACAATCGCATCGTGATCGCCTCGCCCTGCTCCGGCCATGGCGCCAAGTTCGCCCCGGTGCTGGGCGAAATCATCACCGGCCTGGTCACCGGCGAAGCGCGGCCGGATCCGCGATTCTCCCTGGCCGGGCATCTAGCCTGGACCTCATGA